In Dermacentor variabilis isolate Ectoservices chromosome 11, ASM5094787v1, whole genome shotgun sequence, one genomic interval encodes:
- the LOC142563314 gene encoding luciferin 4-monooxygenase-like — MVHAFGFFFTMYAACLGATMVVTPTTPESDDLADIVNNHKVQVICCFPTVLERISRGLEAMGRHFMSVRKVLCTGGSISRNLGERILRQLNLTDFKNFLGCSEGLSPYCVPPPGEKNYECVGFPSPNVQIRVADCSTSKALGPGEEGDIWVRTPSATPGYLNQDDQLECVVDQHGWLHTGDVGYYNQDGRFFVIDRLKNIIKCHDYNVAPRELEAILLRHPAVLEACVIGIPDEKVSEAPTAFVVCRKSALGEPLVTEEELVNLVASQTAYYKHLYGGVVFLDELPRTVNGKTNLKKLRLLKPSTNDAKNGRTHEHNLLYIDREL, encoded by the exons ATGGTGCATGCCTTCGGCTTCTTCTTCACCATGTACGCTGCGTGTCTCGGAGCGACGATGGTTGTGACACCGACGACCCCAGAATCTGATGATTTAGCCGACATAGTGAACAACCACAAG GTTCAAGTTATATGCTGTTTTCCGACGGTGCTAGAGCGGATATCGCGAGGTCTGGAGGCCATGGGGCGACACTTCATGTCTGTCAGAAAGGTGCTCTGCACGGGCGGATCCATCTCTCGAAACCTCGGCGAGCGGATTCTCCGCCAGCTAAATCTCACAGACTTCAAGAACTTCCTCGGCTGTTCGGAGGGACTGTCACCGTACTGTGTGCCTCCTCCAGGAGAAAAGAACTACGAATGCGTGGGCTTCCCGTCCCCCAACGTCCAGATCAGG GTCGCTGACTGTAGCACAAGTAAAGCACTGGGACCGGGGGAAGAAGGCGATATTTGGGTAAGAACGCCCAGTGCCACACCTGGTTACCTCAACCAAGACGACCAGCTTGAGTGCGTAGTGGATCAGCATGGCTGGCTGCACACCG GTGACGTAGGATACTACAACCAAGACGGACGATTTTTCGTGATCGACCGGCTCAAGAACATTATCAAATGCCACGACTACAATGTGGCGCCACGAGAACTGGAAGCTATCCTTCTCAGACATCCAGCAGTTCTCGAAGCATGCGTCATAGGCATTCCGGACGAAAAAGTGAGCGAAGCACCCACAGCGTTTGTTGTGTGCCGGAAAAGCGCGCTTGGCGAGCCACTTGTCACGGAAGAGGAACTGGTGAACCTTGTTGCGA GCCAGACAGCGTACTACAAACACCTATACGGTGGAGTCGTGTTTCTAGACGAGCTGCCCAGGACAGTCAACGGTAAAACAAACCTGAAGAAGTTGCGGCTCTTGAAACCGTCTACAAATGATGCGAAGAACGGGAGAACACATGAACACAATCTGTTATATATCGATCGAGAACTCTAA